The proteins below come from a single Tenuifilum thalassicum genomic window:
- a CDS encoding RsmD family RNA methyltransferase, producing the protein MRIVSGRLKGRHINPPKSFRARPTTDFAKESIFNIISNNFDFEGLKVLDLFAGTGSISYEFMSRGVEFTDSVEKDFHHWRFIQDTKQKLGLDNLNPIKGDAYKFIATCSKIYDLIFADPPYSMEGIEKLPELILNSQILSENGWFILEHSNKYDFSDYQHFKEKRIYGSVNFSIFEKKIR; encoded by the coding sequence ATGCGAATAGTTTCCGGAAGATTAAAAGGCCGGCATATTAACCCGCCTAAATCGTTTCGAGCTAGGCCAACTACCGACTTTGCCAAAGAGAGTATATTCAACATCATTTCAAACAATTTTGATTTTGAAGGCCTAAAAGTCCTTGACCTTTTTGCTGGAACAGGAAGCATAAGCTATGAATTTATGTCACGCGGAGTAGAATTTACTGATTCCGTTGAAAAGGATTTTCACCATTGGCGATTCATACAAGATACCAAGCAAAAGCTGGGTTTAGATAATTTAAATCCAATTAAAGGTGATGCTTATAAGTTTATAGCAACCTGTTCGAAAATTTACGATTTGATATTTGCTGACCCTCCATACAGCATGGAAGGAATTGAAAAATTGCCTGAACTAATACTAAACAGCCAAATTCTTTCTGAGAATGGCTGGTTTATACTAGAACACTCCAACAAATACGACTTTTCAGATTATCAACATTTTAAGGAAAAACGTATTTATGGGAGTGTAAATTTTAGCATTTTTGAGAAAAAAATTCGCTAA
- a CDS encoding DUF3822 family protein has product MQGIDIIDESFDRDRTSAYELSIQVSLNGFSYAVKDTIRNTFIALYTEEWENHTLGNIDFRKFIDSLSEAKPWIKEEFKKVIVAFDSHLFTLVPNSLFEPEKAKELFNLAHPFPEYCEIRFIDITENNAKLIYCAPTEFINEWHKLHPKSIYTHSLQSFIKAGPIYSSKNLVQIDISDKEITTICHNNNALVFANTYACSTTTDVVYYVNSAIKAVFDDNTDDLHINITGSGKILNGLTEELHKYFKNVTHQADYYKPVFFTYRILRHRVDYFKLFNLGTTCE; this is encoded by the coding sequence ATGCAAGGAATAGATATCATAGACGAATCCTTTGATAGGGACAGAACTTCAGCATACGAACTATCCATTCAGGTTTCCCTGAATGGATTTTCGTATGCCGTTAAGGATACTATTCGTAATACATTTATTGCACTTTATACCGAAGAGTGGGAAAATCACACTTTAGGTAATATTGATTTTAGAAAATTTATTGATAGCTTATCGGAAGCTAAACCATGGATAAAAGAAGAGTTTAAAAAGGTAATAGTTGCCTTTGATAGCCATCTTTTTACCCTTGTGCCTAACAGCCTATTTGAGCCAGAAAAAGCAAAAGAGCTATTTAACTTAGCTCACCCATTCCCTGAGTACTGCGAAATTAGATTTATTGATATCACTGAAAATAATGCTAAACTAATTTATTGCGCCCCTACAGAATTTATTAACGAATGGCACAAACTTCACCCCAAATCTATTTATACTCATTCATTACAATCTTTTATTAAAGCTGGACCAATTTACTCATCGAAGAATTTGGTTCAAATTGATATCAGCGATAAGGAGATAACCACTATTTGCCACAACAACAATGCATTAGTCTTTGCTAACACTTATGCTTGCTCAACTACAACTGATGTTGTTTACTATGTAAACAGCGCAATTAAAGCTGTATTTGATGATAATACTGACGATTTACATATAAACATAACTGGTTCAGGAAAGATATTAAATGGCTTAACGGAAGAACTCCATAAATATTTTAAAAACGTTACGCACCAGGCAGATTACTATAAACCTGTTTTTTTCACCTACCGTATATTGCGTCATAGAGTTGATTACTTCAAGCTTTTCAATCTTGGAACAACATGCGAATAG